In Candidatus Neomarinimicrobiota bacterium, the genomic stretch CCGATCCCAACCTGGAAGGATGGAACGAGCTTCCGGACGCTGTCGTGTCAGGTGGAGTGCCGAAAGACGGAATTCCCGCCATCACGAATCCGCAATGGGATCCGGCAGCGGAGGGGGACTGGCTGGCTGATACAGCTTTAGTAGCGGGTATAGTAATTAACAACCAGGCATATGCATACCCTCATAAGATTATGGATCAGCACGAAATCGTAAATGAACCTGAAAAGCTGCTGCCGTATACCTTATCGTTTTGTCCGTTGACAGGTTCAAGCGTAGCGTTTGAAGCTAATATATCGGGTTCCGTAAAAACATTCGGAGTATCGGGATTACTGCTCCAGAATAACTTGATCATGTTTGACAGGCAGACGGACAGCAATTGGCCGCAGCTTCGTCTTCAGGCTGACAGAGGGGATCTGATAGATACAAAGTTAAAACTGATAGATCATACAGAAATCGAGTGGGGTTCATGGAAAAATCTATATCCCGGCACTTTGATCTTGTCCAGGAACTCAGGAGGCAGAAGCCCCGGCAGCTATGACCAGCTATTTTATGAGGGTTACCGGAGGCCGAATTCGAGTCCGTTGTTTCAAATGAGCTATTCCGATTCCCGTCTATTGCCGAAGATAAGAGTGTTGGGTGTTTACGCAGGAAGCGGGACCAAAGCCTATCCGATGTCAGTCTTCGGAGCCGGCAGAAAAATTTTTAACGACAGCGTGGACAATGTACCCATTGCCGTTTTTGGAGATAAACCTTCGAGAATGATGAGAGCATTCATTTCATCGGTAAACGGTCAAAATCTGACGTTCAAGTTTAAAGCCGGTACAGACAGCGGTAACCTGAGAAACGTTAATTTCATAGATGATCAAACCGGAAGCACATGGAATCTGAGCGGGGAAGCGATTGACGGTACGCTCAAGGGAGAGAGACTTGAGAGACCTGATTCATTTGTAGTTTATTGGTTTGCGTGGAGCGCCTTCAATCGGAATACTGAGTTATGGGGAGGGTAACGGGATAGTTAAACAGGTTCAAATCGGTTTATTACTCTTTGCCGCCTTTGGTGTAGTTGGTCAGGCTGACGCTCAGCTCTGCTGCACAACAGGATCAGCATCCGCAAGCTCGTTTGAGATCGGCGTTACTCCGGAAAAGACGCTCAGGATAAGTTTCGGACATGAATATAACAGTCTTGAAGGTACGTTTGTCGGCAGTAAAAGAACGGATAGCAACGTTGTGGGTCGCGGATCTGTTCAGGCATATACAGTTCAGGCTCATTACGGAATAACGAAAAGATTGGGGATTACGCTGTCAGCTCCCTACGTGAAGACCAGACGGAGTTTTATCAGCGGAAAAACCTTTGGCGCGGACGGCATGGGAGATATGAGTTTCGTGTTGAAATACAGCCTCAAACCGCTGAATATAGCCTCGAGCAGGGAGATAGCTGTCGGTTCCGGATTCAAACTCCCGAGCGGTTCGATCGATCTCGTGAATGACGGCACGGATTTGAATTTTAATCTTCAACCGGGGACCGGCGCATGGGATTTTCTTTTATGGGGTTATTACTACAAAACTCACTTACCGTCCGGGTGGAGCGGTTCAGTCTCGAGTCTGATACGATTACCGGGAACGAACGCCGACGGCTTGAAATACGGCAGGGAGATTTTTTACTCAATCGTTATTAGCCGCCGGCTGAACACAATATCGCAACTCTCTTTTAGATTCAAAGGGCGAAGCTCCGCAAGCGTGACCATTGACGGTTATGAGAACCCTAATACGGGCGGAACGATCACATTTGTTGCCCCGAGCGTCCTCTGGAACCCGGTTCGGGTCTTCTCTGTTGAGACGGGGGTGGATATACCGTTTCTCTATTCCGTCTCGGGTACACAGCAAGCACTTGAATTCCGCTCGTTCGTCGATGCCAGCTTTTACTTCGATTTATAACAAAGATTCCTGAACGCCATTCTCCTTTTGTCTTGCATAATTCTTGGAGTGTAATTTATCTTCCTGCCTTGAGATAAAAATTTTAATTCAGTTAAGGAGAAATTATGCCCTCTAAAACAAAGGGAAACGAAAAATGGGCGGTTATTTTAGGAGCTTCGAGCGGTTTTGGGGGCGCTACTTCGGTTGAACTCGCTAAAGCGGGATTTAACATTTGCGGGATCCACTTCGACCGCCGTTCCTCTATGCCGGCAGTGAATCGAGTTAAGAGCAATATAAGGTCAAAAGGTGTGAAGGCGCTGTTTTTCAACATAAACGCGGCTGACGAGGGCAAAAGGGATGAAGCGCTGAAGATTCTTAAAAAAGAGACAAAAGGCGTTAGAAATCCTGTCAAGTTGCTGATGCATTCACTC encodes the following:
- a CDS encoding DUF3179 domain-containing protein, whose protein sequence is MYKFVITLTSAFFLWGCTNSTDPNLEGWNELPDAVVSGGVPKDGIPAITNPQWDPAAEGDWLADTALVAGIVINNQAYAYPHKIMDQHEIVNEPEKLLPYTLSFCPLTGSSVAFEANISGSVKTFGVSGLLLQNNLIMFDRQTDSNWPQLRLQADRGDLIDTKLKLIDHTEIEWGSWKNLYPGTLILSRNSGGRSPGSYDQLFYEGYRRPNSSPLFQMSYSDSRLLPKIRVLGVYAGSGTKAYPMSVFGAGRKIFNDSVDNVPIAVFGDKPSRMMRAFISSVNGQNLTFKFKAGTDSGNLRNVNFIDDQTGSTWNLSGEAIDGTLKGERLERPDSFVVYWFAWSAFNRNTELWGG